The Thunnus albacares chromosome 21, fThuAlb1.1, whole genome shotgun sequence genome window below encodes:
- the gdap1 gene encoding ganglioside-induced differentiation-associated protein 1 isoform X3: protein MRLNPAGEVPVLVHNDNVICDPTQIMDYLEQNFNDEGTPKLIPEEGSTYYHRVQHYRELLDSLQMDAYTHGCILHPEITVDSHIPAYAATSIRTQIGNTESELKKLAEENPELKDAYIAKQRRLKSKLFDHDNMKYLKKLLDELESVMDQVETELQRRVEETPEEGSQSWLCGEFFSMADVSLAVTLHRLKFLGLSRRYWGNGNRVNLETYYERVVQRLAFRRVLGHVNNILISAVLPVAFRVARKNAPVIFGTTLLIGILGGATYLAFLYMKKRLTVFS from the exons ATGCGGCTGAATCCCGCTGGCGAGGTGCCGGTCTTAGTGCACAATGACAACGTCATCTGTGACCCAACACAGATCATGGACTACCTGGAGCAAAACTTCAATGATG AAGGCACTCCCAAGCTGATACCTGAAGAGGGCAGTACGTACTATCACAGAGTGCAGCACTACAGAGAGCTGCTGGACTCACTACAGATGGATGCCTACACCCACGGCTGCATCCTCCACCCTGAGATCACAGTGGATTCCCACATACCTGCATATGCTGCCACAAGCATACGAA CACAAATAGGAAACACTGAGTCAGAGCTGAAGAAATTGGCAGAGGAGAACCCGGAGCTGAAAGATGCTTACATTGCAAAACAGAGGCGCTTAAAA TCCAAGTTGTTTGACCATGACAACATGAAGTACCTGAAGAAGCTTCTGGATGAATTGGAGAGTGTGATGGACCAGGTAGAGACAGAGCTACAGAGGAGGGTGGAGGAAACACCAG AAGAAGGCAGTCAGTCCTGGCTGTGTGGGGAGTTCTTCAGCATGGCTGACGTATCACTGGCTGTCACCTTACACCGCCTCAAGTTCCTTGGCCTCTCCCGCCGCTACTGGGGCAACGGTAACCGTGTCAACCTGGAAACATACTACGAGCGAGTGGTGCAGCGCCTGGCCTTCAGGAGGGTTCTGGGCCATGTCAACAACATCCTGATCTCAGCTGTGCTTCCTGTGGCGTTTCGTGTGGCCAGGAAGAATGCACCGGTTATTTTTGGTACCACTCTGTTGATAGGCATTTTGGGGGGAGCGACTTACCTTGCGTTTCTTTACATGAAGAAGAGGCTGACTGTCTTCAGCTGA